In Alosa alosa isolate M-15738 ecotype Scorff River chromosome 23, AALO_Geno_1.1, whole genome shotgun sequence, a single window of DNA contains:
- the LOC125288133 gene encoding LOW QUALITY PROTEIN: DNA-binding protein SATB2-like (The sequence of the model RefSeq protein was modified relative to this genomic sequence to represent the inferred CDS: deleted 1 base in 1 codon): MEHGSESPGQRETPGSPDAWRPSSGKATRLELNGSPARPQSHFNGTLHRPLGGLMIPVYCVVERVGAGAGGGGGGLGEVGEEHAEFVLVRRDLLFSQLVETALLALGYSLHAAVQAQGIIKVGRWRPMPIQLLTDAPEATVADMLLDVYHMVTLRIQLQSYAKLEDLPWEQWTHSTVRFALKELLKEMNQNSLAKECPLTQNMISSIVNSSYYANVSSSKCQEFGRWYRKYKKIKGEYQEKLWHGGRGKPEIKVERDALADLCSLGQRPSPLLPSLTSAQPTTITTSSSSTSSHRTPNPPPSMPSPYPPALHSPGGLPTPQHLAAPPPTVLGPGGLLQSQLSPQLVRQQLAMAHLLNQQLAFSRLLAHPHPNAGPHPHPHPHSPLNQQFLNHPPIPRSSSAKGPEGTGGTTGGAPSAQDVPPDIYKQVREELRRASVSQAVFARVAFNRTQGLLSEILRKEEDPRSASQSLLVNLKAMQSFLSLPESERDRIYQEERERNSSSNASSLTHTPSSSPAAGRHIQTKAPPPPLPHVELPIKFESLLSITATIYDEIQQEMKRAKVSQALFAKVAANKSQGWLCELLRWKENPSPENRTLWENLCTIRRFLMLPQADRDGAYEDESRHHHAERAHSLAAELQAQHRQHIQTLKEPLPMHIEPSPIMLSEEASVVTQRLTVTSKSGSSSGSNVSGTGAGSGGGSGGSKKPRSRTKISLEALVILQSFIQDVGLYPDQEAIHTLAAQLGLPKNTVVKFFQNQRYHARHHGRVKEPTGDAEAEEDEDEAAVGEEEEEDEGEEEEVPLEGEVPCGDRDEIHPRHEEALSSPDESVSGSNGTLRTDGSRTGERGERGNRGEEEEEEVQKEPMEEEEVFPRSCVCVT, encoded by the exons ATGGAGCACGGCTCAGAGAGTCCAGGCCAGAGGGAGACCCCTGGGAGTCCAGACGCTTGGCGACCATCGTCGGGGAAGGCCACGCGCCTGGAGCTGAACGGCAGCCCTGCCCGGCCACAAAGCCACTTTAACGGCACCTTACACCGACCTTtaggag GCCTGATGATCCCAGTCTACTGTGTTGTGGAGCGGGTGGGAGCGggagcaggaggtggaggaggaggtctgGGGGAGGTGGGAGAGGAGCATGCTGAGTTTGTGTTGGTGCGTCGTGACCTCCTCTTCTCCCAGCTAGTAGAGACGGCTCTGCTGGCCCTGGGGTACTCGCTTCATGCAGCCGTGCAAGCACAGg GCATCATTAAAGTGGGACGCTGGAGGCCGATGCCCATCCAGCTGCTAACGGACGCTCCTGAGGCCACAGTGGCCGACATGCTGCTGGACGTTTATCACATGGTCACCCTACGCATCCAGCTGCAAAG CTATGCCAAGCTAGAGGACCTGCCTTGGGAGCAGTGGACCCACTCCACAGTGCGGTTCGCCCTAAAGGAGCTACTCAAGGAGATGAACCAGAACTCCCTGGCCAAAGAGTGTCCACTGACTCAG AACATGATCTCCTCCATTGTTAACAGCTCCTACTATGCCAACGTCTCGTCCTCCAAGTGCCAAGAGTTTGGGCGCTGGTACAGGAAATACAAGAAGATCAAAG GGGAGTATCAGGAGAAGCTGTGGCATGGTGGGAGGGGCAAGCCTGAAATCAAAG TGGAGAGGGACGCCCTGGCAGACCTCTGCTCCCTGGGCCAGCGCCCCTcgcctctc ctgccctctctcactTCAGCTCagcccaccaccatcaccaccagcagcagcagcaccagcagccaTCGCACCCCAAATCCACCTCCCAGCATGCCCTCTCCTTACCCCCCAGCCCTCCACTCCCCCGGGGGCCTCCCCACTCCCCAACACCTTGCCGCTCCCCCTCCGACCGTCCTGGGCCCTGGAGGACTCCTGCAATCCCAGCTCTCCCCACAGCTGGTGCGGCAACAGCTGGCAATGGCCCACCTCCTCAACCAGCAGCTCGCCTTCAGCCGCCTCCTGGCGCACCCCCACCCAAACGCCGGCCCGCACCCACACCCGCACCCGCACTCACCGCTCAACCAGCAGTTCCTCAACCACCCGCCCATCCCGCGCTCCAGCTCGGCCAAGGGCCCTGAGGGCACGGGCGGCACAACGGGGGGCGCCCCCTCGGCGCAGGACGTTCCGCCGGACATCTACAAGCAGGTGCGGGAGGAGCTGAGGAGGGCCAGCGTCTCACAGGCGGTGTTCGCCCGCGTGGCCTTCAACCGCACACAG GGTCTCCTCTCTGAGATCTTGCGTAAAGAAGAAGACCCTCGCTCTGCATCTCAATCTCTGCTGGTGAACCTGAAGGCGATGCAGAGCTTCCTGAGTTTGCCCGAGAGCGAGAGGGATCGCATCTaccaggaggagagggagaggaacagcagcagcaacgcctccagcctcacacacacacccagtagtAGCCCTGCAGCAGGGAGACACATAcag ACGaaggctcctcctcctcctcttcctcacgtGGAGTTGCCGATCAAGTTTGAGTCGCTGCTCAGCATCACCGCCACCATCTACGACGAGATCCAGCAGGAGATGAAGAGGGCCAAGGTCTCCCAGGCACTGTTCGCCAAGGTGGCCGCCAACAAGAGCCAG GGTTGGCTCTGTGAGCTGTTGCGCTGGAAAGAGAACCCGAGCCCAGAAAACCGGACCCTGTGGGAGAACCTGTGCACCATCCGCCGGTTCCTGATGCTGCCACAGGCCGACCGTGACGGCGCCTATGAGGATGAGTCCCGGCACCACCACGCTGAGCGCGCTCACAGCCTGGCTGCTGAACTACAG GCACAACATCGGCAGCACATTCAGACTCTGAAGGAACCTTTGCCCATGCACATAGAGCCATCGCCCATCATGCTTTCCGAAGAGGCCAGTGTGGTCACTCAGAGGCTTACTGTGACCAGCAAAAGTGGCAGTAGCAGTGGCAGCAACGTCAGTGGCACCGGGGCTGGTAGCGGTGGCGGCAGCGGCGGCTCCAAGAAGCCGCGTTCGCGCACCAAGATCTCCCTGGAGGCGCTGGTGATCCTGCAGAGCTTCATCCAGGACGTGGGCCTGTACCCGGACCAGGAGGCCATCCACACGCTGGCCGCCCAGCTGGGCCTGCCCAAGAACACCGTGGTCAAGTTCTTCCAGAACCAGCGCTACCACGCGCGCCACCACGGCCGTGTCAAGGAGCCCACTGGAGACGCCGAGgcggaggaggacgaggacgaggcagcggtgggggaggaggaagaagaggatgagggggaggaagaggaggtacCACTGGAGGGGGAAGTTCCGTGCGGAGACAGGGACGAAATTCACCCCCGCCATGAGGAGGCGCTCTCGAGCCCGGACGAATCGGTGAGTGGAAGCAACGGAACACTGAGAACGGACGGGAGCAGGACAGGAGAGCGAGGGGAGAGGGgcaacagaggagaggaggaggaagaggaggtgcaGAAGGAGcccatggaggaggaggaggtgttcccccgctcctgtgtgtgtgtcacctga